Below is a window of Hydrogenimonas sp. DNA.
AAGGCTACAGCCGCTACAAGATGCTGAACGGTTTCTTCGAGCCCGCCTTCTCCATAAGCGACGACTACGTATACGGGCTCATGAGAGACAAAGACGGCAGGATCGTTATAAAGATAGAGTACACAAACAACAGACTATACTCCATCCGCTACGAGTACGACAGAGACGGACGGCTTGTCAAAGTCTACAGAAACGGCACGCTTTCAGAGAGCTACACCTACGATGCCGATGGAAACCGCATCGAAGCTACGGTGAACAATAAAACCTACACAGCACACTCCGCTCCGGATGACCGTCTCGAAGTATACGGAGATAACACATACCGCTACGACGAAGACGGCTACCTCACAGAGAAAAACACACCGGAAGGAGCCGTGACATACGGCTACAACATACTCGGAGCACTGACAGAAGTAAAACTGCCTGACGGCACCGATATACACTACCTGCAAAACGCTCTCAACCAAAGGGTCGCAAAAGAGGTAAACGGCACCGTTACCGAAAAGTACCTCTGGCGTGATCTCACCACGCTTCTGGCTCTTTACGACGGAAACGGAAACCTCCTTCAGCGCTACGAGTACGCGGACGAGAGAGTTCCCTACGCTATGACAATGAACGGAAAAAGATACCACCTGCACTACGACCACCTCGGAAGCCTCAGAACGGTAACGGATGAAAACCACAATGTCGTAAAAGAGATAGTTTACGACGCCTATGGTAATATAACAGAGGACACGAACGAAAGCCTGAAAATCCCCTTCGGCTTTGCAGGAGGGCTTCAGGATAGAGAGACAGGACTGGTCCACTTCGGATTCAGGGAGTACGACCCGTTTACCGGAAGATGGACCGCAAAGGATCCCATAGGCTTTGGAGGAGGCGATGTCAATCTTTACGGGTATGTGTTGAATGATCCGGTTAATTTGGTGGATCCTTTGGGACTGTGGGATCCTGCATCTGAAGTATCACCATATTTTACAGGAGCGATTACCGATGATGCAATTGAACTCTGGAATGAGTCAAGAGGAAATTATGGAGCAATATCCGGACCAGGTCTGTCTGGGGCTGGACCCTTCGGTCCTATTTGCGGCAGCGGTCCAGGTGCATCGTGGATTCCGGATATAACACCAAATGCCTGCCTAAAGCATGATATTTGTTATGAAAAATGTGCCAATAGTTGTGGCGGAGAGAGTTGTAAAATACAGTGTGACCTCAATTTATGGGATGACAACCCTTTGTACGGTTCAGCAACATACTGGTTCGGCGGAAGTGTATATTTTCCGCTTGAAAAACAATGTGGATGTCAATAAATATTGTGACAAAATTGAAATTTTTTCTTGAAGGGTTATGGAGAGGTTTTTTTATTAGTGCAGGCCTGTTTTCTATATTTGGTATTATTTATACAACGTCCGAATATGATTTGAGCAGAATATGTTTATTTGCTATATCTATAGCGCTGGTGCTGATTGGTTTTTGGTATAGACAATATATGCTTTTTTCCAAGATTTTAATAGTATTCAGCATCGTTATTTCAATAGTTTTGCTTTATAATTGCAAAATTGTGGGTCTTGCATATTGCAAAATCATACTAATATTATACCTAATAGGGCTGCTACAGCTTTTATTTCTACCGAAAGTAAAAACAAAATAGCAAAAAAACAGAATTTATAGTAAGACCTGACAACACTGCTATCACATACGATGGAAACGGAAACCTCCTTCAGCGCTACGAGTACGCGGACGAGAGAGTTCCCTACGCTATGACAATGAACGGAAAAAGATACCACCTGCACTACGACCACCTCGGAAGCCTCAGAACGGTAACGGATGAAAACCAAATGTCGTAAAAGAGATAGTTTACGACGCCTGTGGTAATATAACAGAGGACACGAACGAAAGCCTGAAAATCCCCTTCAGCTTAGCAGGAGGGCTTCAGGATAGAGAGACAGGACTGGTGCACTTCGGATTAAGGGAGTACGACCCGTTTACCGGAAGATGGACCGCAAAGGATCCCATAGGCTTCATAGGAGGCGATGTAAATCTTTACGGGTACGTGCTGAATGATCCGGTTAATCTGGTGGATCCTTTGGGGCAGTTTACCTTTACCTCTTCCGGGAAGATATGGAGTCAGATTGTGAGGCTGTTGATGAATCTTCGAAAAAATCTCAAATACGAAATCGAGAGCTTCTTCATAAAGCCCGGAAAAACAGATATCGATATAGAGGCGATCGGGCTCTACCGGGTATGCAGAGAGCGGCGATGATTCAGGCATGACAACGGCGAAGCTTCTCTTTTTCGGCATATTTCTGCTCCTCTTCGGAGCCATTCACTACCTCTCATATACGAGAGTGGCGGCCCGGATGCATATTTCGGCTGCTTCAAAAGCGTGGCTGAAGATATTTCTGATACTCAACTACCTATCGAATATCGGGTATATAGCGGCAAGATATATAACGGACGTTCCGAAGTCCCTCTATGCGCTGCTCTCCGTAAGTATCGGTATCTGCTTCATACTGCTTCTGGCACTCATCCTCTATGAAATTCTGCATCTGCTTCAGCGGATAGTACCGCTTAATGACGAAAGGCGGCACTTCTTCAAGCGCGTGAGCGATGCAGGGTTTCTCGCTTCCGGTGCCGCAATGGCCGGTACCGGCATCTACGAGGGCAGCAAACTGCCTCTCATCAAGCGTATAGAAGTGAAGCAGAACAGATTCGGGGGCAGAAGTTTCAGGATCGTACAGATAAGCGACATGCATATAGGCGGATTGATAGAGCGTGAGTTTGTCAAAACTGCCGTAGAGATGATAAACGGATTGCAGCCTGATCTTGTGGCTGTCACAGGCGACCTTACCGATCTTCCGATCAAAAGAATCGAGGGGGCCGTAGCCGAGCTGGCAGATATAAAGAGCCGCTACGGAACCTTCTACGTTCCCGGCAATCACGAATATTTCCACGGTGTAGAGGAGACCATGGAGTTTATAGAGTCGCTGGGAATCACCGTTTTGAGAAACGAAGCCCGGCATATAGGAGCCTTCTGGATAGCCGGCGTTTACGACCTTTTCGGATTTCGCTACGGCAGATATGTGCCGGATATAAAAGCGGCGGTATCGAAAATACCTCAAGGAGCTCCCACTCTTCTGCTGGCACATCAGCCGAGATTTGTCGAGTTCCTTGAAGATTTCACACCTTCGCTTATGCTCAGCGGACACACCCACGGCGGCCAGATATGGCCCTTCGGATATCTCGTAAGACTTCAGCAACCCTTTCTCAAAGGGCTTCACAGACTCGGTGAAGAGAGCCACATATACGTAAACAGCGGCATCGGATTCTGGGGGCCGCCGATGCGTTTGGGAACCACCGCGGAGATCACACTCATAGAGTGGATCTGACACCATCTGCTCAACTGCACAAAAGAGAGTTTTATATTAAATATATTTTATGACGATAAACTTCTCACTCCATTTGACGATAATTTCAGTATAAAAAATCACCATATAAGGGGAAAAGATATGTCCCGTTCACTATTTTTCCGCATGAGGGCCGTTCACTGGATAGGGATGGCTCTTCTTGTCGTCAACGCTATCTTCTTTACCGATAACCCTATAGGTTCCGCCGTGCAGTTTACGGTGGCTCTTGTAATTCTCATACACGATATGGACGAGAAGATAAACGGCGTCAACATTGCCCGTAAAACCATCGACTATCTCAAACAGATGAGGCTTTCGGAGCCGCTGGCTATCGATGCAAGGTTCAGCAGCGAATATGAAGAGCTCGTAAAAGCGGTCAACTCTTTCAGGGAGAAGATTCTCTCCGTGGTCGACCTCAACGATCTGATGGAAGATACCCAGAGAGTTACCAAGGATATAGACAAGATCTCCTCATCCATAGACAGTCTGATGGAAGAGACGGACGAACTGTCACGGGAGATTGTAGGGGCGCTGAATACCGCCGAAGAGGAGAGCAGAAGAAATATAGAGTACTCAAAAAGCCTTCAGAACGAGATAATAGAGTCAAGGCGTATGATAGAGGAGGCCCAAAGAGAGATCTCAACACTCAACAAAGATGTAAACACCCAATATGAGAAGAATATGGACGTAAGCAACCAGCTTCATGAACTGAGTGAGACTACTGTGCAGATACGTGACGTTCTCGGAATCATCTCCGACATAGCCGAACAGACGAATCTGCTTGCTCTGAATGCCGCCATAGAGGCCGCCAGAGCCGGTGAACACGGCCGCGGATTTGCCGTTGTCGCAGATGAAGTACGAAACCTGGCCGAAAAAACCCAAAAGAGTCTTAGCGAGATCAACATAACGATCAATACCATAGTACAGTCCGTAGAAGATGTCTCCGGCAGAGTGCGCGACAATGCGGAATCGATGCACAAACTCGTCGAAACCAGCGAAGCATCGTATGAAAAGATGAACGGGGCCAACGAAAAGATCACTCATATAAACCGGCTCAGCAAAGAGGATACGGAGAACTCCAAAATCATAGACGAAGAGGTTATCAGGGCCAAAAAGTTGGTCGAAGAGCTAAACGGCAAGCTCAATGAAGATATGAAGATAATATCGCAGAGCCATCAGCTTGTCGAAAACCTGACCGGTAAGATGCAAACCCTTAAAGAGCGCCTTTCCGCCATATAGCGGCAAAAGGGCTCTATAGATCTCCGCCCATTATCTCCTCCGGAACCTCCATACTCTCCTCATCCGACGACCCGGACGAGGAGAGATAAGCGCTTACCTCGTCGATCTGTTCGTCGCTGAGCGCTTTAGCGTAAGGAACCATCATCTCCTTCCTGGATGTATGCCCTACCCCTTTTTTGAGCTCTTTGAGGCGCTCTTTCAGATAGTCTGCCGGTTTTCCCGCAAGTTTCGGAAAGTCGTTCACACCTTCGCCGGAGACCCCGTGACAGCCGTAACAGCCCATCGACATATAGAGCCTCTCTCCGGCACTTCTCAGCGACTCCTGGGCTGGGTAGGCCAAAAGAGGAAACAACACGGCTATCAGTACCGCTTCAACCCTCATTCAACACCTCTCTCTTTATACGCTTCAGATCGATCCTCTCGTGTTTATGGAGTGCGCGCTCCAACCGCTCTATTGTATCTCTGTACCTGTCGGCATCTTTTAACAGCAGAAGCATCATAATCTCTCTTTCATCTTTACTCGATTTTACCCTTTCGCTCCACTCATCTTTTTCGGTTACCGCTCTGAAATGCCGCCGAAGTCTGAGTGTCAAAACGGCACTGATCCATCCTGCCGAAAAGATCAGAAACAGAGTCAAAAAGCGCTTTATAACAGCGAGCGGAGACTCGACGGGCGGAGGTCTGTTCTCTTTGTCCAGAAGTGCGGATGCCTCTACCGCTTTTACATGCACCTTAACGGCATCCAGGTCGATGGTGTAGGCCCTTTTTCTCACCGTATCATAAGCTGTCAGGTGGAGCTTGGGAATCTCGTAATCTCTCTGCGATATCAGCGCGTATCGAAAGAGCGCATCGACACTCATCCCCTCTTTTGTATAGCTTACCGATATCTTCGGTTTGTCGGAGAAGAGTCTCACTCCGGGCAGAGGCGGCAGCCAGTCAATCTTTTTCAGGTCGGGTATATACCCGTTCCCTCTCACTCTCACATCTATATAGAGCGGCTCGTACGACTCCACCTCATCTGCCCCGAGAGTGCGTGATACATCGAAGCTCCCCGCCAGGTCAGCATCTACCGGCAGCGGCTTCACCTCTATCTCCGGCGAGGGGAGCGGTTCGTGCCTGTCATCAGTCTCCACTGCTTTCACATTGTATCTGCCGCCGGTAAATGCGGTAGTCAGAAGCTCGTCGTTACCGCGGCGGACCAGAAGATCGAACTTCATACGCAGTTTGCCGCTCTTCAGTGGATAGACAAGATATGTATACCTCTCTCTCCTGGCATGATACGCTTCATCTACATCTTTATCGAGCCTATGTACGAAAAAAGAGTCACCCGCATCGATATCGAAGTCGAAAAACATCACCTTGGAGCTGTCAGTCTGGTTTATATCGAAGGTTACGACCATCGGCTCCTTCAGATATAGCGACCTCTTGGAGAGATGCAGCGAATAGCTGTAGTCTGCCGCACCGACCATAGATGAAAAGAGAAGCAGTAGGATAACGGTAAATCTACCAAGGCTTGCGTTCATCTATATACCCTTTGTTGATCAGTTCATAGGCTTTGGAGCCGAGCGGATGCTTCAAACTTCCCGCCCTGGAAGAGAGTTTCGAAGTTCTACCTCCCTTTTCGGCGCCGCCGCTGCCGCTCTCCCCGGCACCGGAAGATTTCGACTTCCCGCTTTTTCCCTCCTCCCACTTTCCCTTCCTGTCGGCTGTACCGGAGCCGGATCTCTTTCGAGCGGCCCGAGAGGGGGGCTTTTTTCCCCTCCTCTCATCCGCAAACAGTATCGCCGAAAGATTTTCCAGGGCATCATCTTCGGGATAGAGCTGCAATGATTTTACATAGTACCCTCTTGCCGCTTTGAAGTGTCCCGTTTTGACGGCACAGTTGCCGAGGTCATACAGGAGTGACGACTTCACCGGCCTCTCGCTACTCTTTATCGAAGCGAATATACGGGCGGCACTTTTGTAGGCTCCTACACGGTAGAGTGCGGAAGCTTCGGCAAAAGATCTCTGCAACGAGCTATCGTCTACAGAGCGAAGAAGCGAAAGCGAACTGTTGAAGTCCCCTCTTTCATAGGCTTCGTAGGCTCTCTCAAGATACCAGAGATCAAAAATCGAAGCATCGGCCTGCTGCACACCAAGGAGTGCCGAAAGAGCCGCGACGATCTTCAGCCTTCCCGGCCGTTTCGGAACTCTCGCGACAGATATGAAAAATAGAAGCAGTGCCGCCGAGATAGGAACCGGGAAGAGTTCTGTGATGCTCACTTCAACCGTAGTTTCGGAAATAAAGTCGTCATCGGCAAGGGCCGACTCGATCTGTGCGGCCGCTTTGGAAGGTTCCTCCTCATCTATTACCTCCCCTCCGGTCAAAGCGGCGAGTTCCGCGAACGACTGGTTGCGCATAGATATGACTAGCCGTCCCTCTTCGTCCCTCACGAAACCCCCTCCGGCTTTCGGTATCTTCGCACCGCTTTTCGATGCCGCCTCCACCGCAAAGATTTTGATTCCGTTTTCACGGCATATCCTCAGGGCTCTGCCAAGATCGCGCTCATCTCCCCCGTCGCTAAGAATCACTATGCGCTTCCGTTTTTCGGGCATCCCGGCAATAGTTTGTATAACCGAATCCAGGCTGGTGGAGCGGGTTATTATGAAATCCTGATTTATCGATTCAAGGGCGGCTTCGACCAGTCTGCGATCCATGGTAGCGGGTGAGAGTATCAGGGTGTTGGAGGTAAAACCGAAGAGTCCGAAAGGGTGTACTCTATCTATTTTCAGAAGATTGCGGATCACCTCTTTCGAATACTCCAGCCTGGAAGGCTCTCTGTCCGTCGCACGCATCGAGGCTGAGAGGTCCAGCGCCAGGTAGACCGGAGCCGACCTCTCGCTTTTCAGAGTGGAAGGGTTTTTGTAGACCGGTCTGGCAAGCGCGATGACCATAAGAGCCAGTGCGGCCGTCTGCAGGGCACGGAAGCGCGGCCCGGAGGAGTCTTCCAATACTATCTTCTCATGCAGAGGAAGTTTGCGTCCCGCCTTCGTAAAACCGCCGCCAAGCGCCAGAAGAGCGACGGGAATCAGCAGCCAGAGAGCCCAACCTTCCAGAAAGGTCACGATCTTCTCCACGGGTATGCAGATACGAAATATACCCTTCCGCCCAGAAGAGCGAGGGCTACGAGAAGAGGATAGATATAAAGAGGTCTACGCTCCGTCCTATCTTCCGAGCGCAGCGGACTCGGCTCCAACCCGTCGATGGTTTTGTAGACAGATTTCAGAGCCTCTGCATCGATCGCGGAAAAGATCTTTCCGCCGCTCTCATTCGCCGCCCTCTTTAATATCTCCTCGTCGAACTCACCTTTTTTGCCGATACCTACGGCATAGATTTTCACCCCCTTCTTTTTCGCCTCCTCCACAGCCTCGGCAGGAGATACGGAGCCGGAGTTGTGGCGTCCGTCGGTGAGCAGGATTATCATCTTCTCTTTCGCATGGCCGAAACCCAGGGACCTTACAGCCTGCGCTATCCCCTCGCCTATCGCCGTATTCTGCCCCGCTATACCTACATCTACCATATCCAGAATCTGATTGAGAGAGTTTAGATCGTAGGTGACAGGAGAGGCGGTAAATGCGAAAGTACCGAAGACCACAACCCCTATATTGTCATCGTATCTTCTTTTTATGAAGTCGGAGACGATCGATTTGACGACATCGAACTTCCTTTTGTCCGGCTCGTTTCTGTCGAAGCCCGACTCCGCCATAGAGCCGCTGGCATCCAGAACCAGAACGAGATCGCGGCCGCTGCGCTCATGTGCCGCGCTGAGTCTGTAGAGGTATGGTGAGGCGAGTGCGCTCACCAGCATGAAGTAGATCAGGGCATCCCTCCAGATTCCGGGATCTTTGTAAAACGGTGAACCCGAAACAAGGTCCGGACGGGGAAAGTAGAGAGAGATATCGGCCCGGCGGCAGCGCCATAGACAGGGCAGCAGTATCAACAGGGCGAAAGAGAGCGGATATGCAAATGAAAATTCTATTCCCCAGCCTCCGGAAAGTATCTCTCGAGAACCTGGTCGAGATAGGCTTTTACCCGTTCGGCTTTCTCTATTTTATCACTAAAAATCGGCGAAGCGGACGGGTATGCCTCCATCATCTCGCGATAGGGCTCTATCTTAGCGTCTATCAAAGAGGTGAAAGCTCCGAGCAGTTTCTGCATCGTCTCCCTGTCGTGGATGGAGCGCATCAACATTTTGAACATTCTGTTTCTCGCATCCATCGCAATGGAGGCATCTATCGCATCACCCACCATTTTCAGATCCCACCTGCTTATATAGACTCCGCTCCTGTTCGGCGGCATCAGCTCCGAATTTATCGCTTCTACATAGTCAGGATAGTCGTAGCCGTCCTCATCTTCACGGCATTCACTCTCCACGCAGCGATCCTGCATGAAGTTTTCAAACTCTTTTCTCAAATCTTCCATATTCTACCCCCCGATAATTTTTTCCGCCGCTATCGCGTAATCTTCACACTCCACTTCGGCACCGAGCCACTCTCGGGCCACACACAAAGATGTCGACAGCATCCATTCGTCACTTCCGAGCTTTCTACAGCCAAGCTCCGACGCAATAGTGTCGAACGGGCTCTTTCCGCGTATGAAATCGATAAGTACAAGATCTCCGTTTTTACCCTCGGCGGCTATGATCCGTTTGTCACTGTGTGCATGTATATCGACCGCGTTGACGATCATATCATACTCGGAAACATCCACTTGCATACCGTTGTTGAACCAGATTATATCGCACTCCACACCCGCCAGCGATACACTGTTCTTCTCGAGAAGTTCGGCCGCACGCTCAACGACTGTATCTGCTACGACGATCTTTTCGGCGCCCATTACGCCAAGAAGCGGCAAAACGGCGCCGGCGATCGTACCGGCACCCATGAGCAGAACCCTTGCTCCGTGGAGATTTATACCTTCACACGCCATCATAAGTTCGAAGGCCGCGGGGTAGAAGCATTTACCGTACAGTTTCCCGTTCTCGGCATAGGCACCGTCGCATATTCCGCTCCGGCGTATACAGTTTTCGGAATAGTCCAGCAGCGGAACCACCACCTCCTGGTACTCCGGCTCATAGAGCGCCATCGTGACTTTGGACTGCGGCATTCCGCGGACCATATACGGAAAATCTTCCGGTGATATATTCAGGCCGATGGCATAATCGGCAAGGCCCAGGCTCTTGAACGTACCGTTCAAAATTTTCAGGAAAGGTGAGCTCTGGGCATCACTGCCGTAGAGCGCTACAAGGCGGCTCTCTTTGGAGAGAATTCCTTCATCGATCATTCAGTATCATCCTTTTTGTCGGCCTTCCTGAAGACTACCGTAGTGTCACCCTCTTGAGTGAGCCCCCACAGGTCGAAGGCCTCCCTCTCCTCTTCGATGCAGCGCCGGCAGACCCTCTCTCCTTTCAGAGATGTAAAGGGGAGTCCGCACTCATCACAGTGCAGAATCTTGAAAGAAGCCAGCAGACGCTGCGTAGGTTCGAAAAACTCTTTCAACTCGAAAACCGGCTGAAGTTTGATGGCGTCCGGCTCGCAGGTATCGTGACAGGCACGACACTTTATGCAGAGCATCGCATCGAAATAGATACGGCTCATCTTCGAATCTGAGCTCAATGCACCCGTGGGGCAGATGCGGTAACACATCTGGCAGTTTGTACAGGTTTCGGCCTCAATGAATTTCTGGGAGACGAAAGATATCTCCCCTTCGTCTACTGTATGATAGATCGGCGGTTTGGGTAGGCGCTTAAGAGCGGTAAAGAGAATTTTCCGTTTGTCCGGGACCTCTTTTTTGCGGATTTTTGCCAATGCCGCAAGATCGATCCGGTGAATCTTCGGTTCGTCGTCACTCTTTTGAACAAACGAGTCGAACTCTCTTTTTGCTCCGGCGGCCCCTTTCAACGAGAAGGTTTTCAAAAAGGCGCGTCTGTCGTGAGCGTCCGCTTTCCGTGACTCTTCCGCCTCTGCCGCGATATCTTCAAGGAGGATGGGACGCTCCATACCGCACGCCTCGAGAATGTAGTTGGCTTCGGCGACGCTCTTTCGTATAATCTCGTAGAAAGGATCGGCATGGGGGCATCCGCTGCAGTGGCCGGTATCGACCAC
It encodes the following:
- a CDS encoding methyl-accepting chemotaxis protein; this encodes MALLVVNAIFFTDNPIGSAVQFTVALVILIHDMDEKINGVNIARKTIDYLKQMRLSEPLAIDARFSSEYEELVKAVNSFREKILSVVDLNDLMEDTQRVTKDIDKISSSIDSLMEETDELSREIVGALNTAEEESRRNIEYSKSLQNEIIESRRMIEEAQREISTLNKDVNTQYEKNMDVSNQLHELSETTVQIRDVLGIISDIAEQTNLLALNAAIEAARAGEHGRGFAVVADEVRNLAEKTQKSLSEINITINTIVQSVEDVSGRVRDNAESMHKLVETSEASYEKMNGANEKITHINRLSKEDTENSKIIDEEVIRAKKLVEELNGKLNEDMKIISQSHQLVENLTGKMQTLKERLSAI
- a CDS encoding BatA encodes the protein MILLPCLWRCRRADISLYFPRPDLVSGSPFYKDPGIWRDALIYFMLVSALASPYLYRLSAAHERSGRDLVLVLDASGSMAESGFDRNEPDKRKFDVVKSIVSDFIKRRYDDNIGVVVFGTFAFTASPVTYDLNSLNQILDMVDVGIAGQNTAIGEGIAQAVRSLGFGHAKEKMIILLTDGRHNSGSVSPAEAVEEAKKKGVKIYAVGIGKKGEFDEEILKRAANESGGKIFSAIDAEALKSVYKTIDGLEPSPLRSEDRTERRPLYIYPLLVALALLGGRVYFVSAYPWRRS
- a CDS encoding shikimate/quinate 5-dehydrogenase I beta; this encodes MIDEGILSKESRLVALYGSDAQSSPFLKILNGTFKSLGLADYAIGLNISPEDFPYMVRGMPQSKVTMALYEPEYQEVVVPLLDYSENCIRRSGICDGAYAENGKLYGKCFYPAAFELMMACEGINLHGARVLLMGAGTIAGAVLPLLGVMGAEKIVVADTVVERAAELLEKNSVSLAGVECDIIWFNNGMQVDVSEYDMIVNAVDIHAHSDKRIIAAEGKNGDLVLIDFIRGKSPFDTIASELGCRKLGSDEWMLSTSLCVAREWLGAEVECEDYAIAAEKIIGG
- a CDS encoding cytochrome c, class I encodes the protein MRVEAVLIAVLFPLLAYPAQESLRSAGERLYMSMGCYGCHGVSGEGVNDFPKLAGKPADYLKERLKELKKGVGHTSRKEMMVPYAKALSDEQIDEVSAYLSSSGSSDEESMEVPEEIMGGDL
- a CDS encoding predicted phosphohydrolase, translating into MTTAKLLFFGIFLLLFGAIHYLSYTRVAARMHISAASKAWLKIFLILNYLSNIGYIAARYITDVPKSLYALLSVSIGICFILLLALILYEILHLLQRIVPLNDERRHFFKRVSDAGFLASGAAMAGTGIYEGSKLPLIKRIEVKQNRFGGRSFRIVQISDMHIGGLIEREFVKTAVEMINGLQPDLVAVTGDLTDLPIKRIEGAVAELADIKSRYGTFYVPGNHEYFHGVEETMEFIESLGITVLRNEARHIGAFWIAGVYDLFGFRYGRYVPDIKAAVSKIPQGAPTLLLAHQPRFVEFLEDFTPSLMLSGHTHGGQIWPFGYLVRLQQPFLKGLHRLGEESHIYVNSGIGFWGPPMRLGTTAEITLIEWI
- a CDS encoding BatD, with product MNASLGRFTVILLLLFSSMVGAADYSYSLHLSKRSLYLKEPMVVTFDINQTDSSKVMFFDFDIDAGDSFFVHRLDKDVDEAYHARRERYTYLVYPLKSGKLRMKFDLLVRRGNDELLTTAFTGGRYNVKAVETDDRHEPLPSPEIEVKPLPVDADLAGSFDVSRTLGADEVESYEPLYIDVRVRGNGYIPDLKKIDWLPPLPGVRLFSDKPKISVSYTKEGMSVDALFRYALISQRDYEIPKLHLTAYDTVRKRAYTIDLDAVKVHVKAVEASALLDKENRPPPVESPLAVIKRFLTLFLIFSAGWISAVLTLRLRRHFRAVTEKDEWSERVKSSKDEREIMMLLLLKDADRYRDTIERLERALHKHERIDLKRIKREVLNEG
- a CDS encoding ferredoxin, whose protein sequence is MAGMVGLSFEPAKCVRSVTRFSECTLCLEACPVDTLTIAENNLPSFVPSVCVDCGGCMGVCPGEAFSLDSFDATELFFDFAKSEESLLSCRINLPCIAALSTEHLISMAIVKEKNIVVDTGHCSGCPHADPFYEIIRKSVAEANYILEACGMERPILLEDIAAEAEESRKADAHDRRAFLKTFSLKGAAGAKREFDSFVQKSDDEPKIHRIDLAALAKIRKKEVPDKRKILFTALKRLPKPPIYHTVDEGEISFVSQKFIEAETCTNCQMCYRICPTGALSSDSKMSRIYFDAMLCIKCRACHDTCEPDAIKLQPVFELKEFFEPTQRLLASFKILHCDECGLPFTSLKGERVCRRCIEEEREAFDLWGLTQEGDTTVVFRKADKKDDTE